Proteins co-encoded in one Brevinematia bacterium genomic window:
- the cas6 gene encoding CRISPR-associated endoribonuclease Cas6, whose translation MLKRVKVVLYADQEITLPKSYSRILQGAIYATFTKRMAKKLHDIGFRVGNKRIKLFTFSVIFGRHREKGRTITFKPPIHFYFTTALPNVLSSFLKGLMKKGKMRIGKYELWVHMIEEREVRAQNEVDLKTLSPLVVSVRDGRKHKYLAPSDERFFDIIKKNLYRKLIAKLGKEVVSENLNIEILPLFKNRRWRKVVTFFKGTPITAWEGMLKLRGSKKLIELALVAGLGARNAQGFGMMIPRRM comes from the coding sequence ATGCTAAAAAGGGTTAAGGTTGTGCTTTATGCAGACCAAGAAATCACGCTTCCCAAGTCCTATAGCAGGATCTTGCAGGGCGCTATCTACGCAACATTCACGAAAAGAATGGCAAAAAAACTACACGACATTGGGTTTAGGGTTGGAAATAAGAGAATTAAGCTCTTCACATTCTCTGTAATATTTGGAAGACACAGAGAGAAGGGTAGGACAATAACATTCAAACCTCCTATCCACTTCTACTTCACAACCGCACTTCCTAATGTTTTAAGCAGTTTCCTAAAAGGACTGATGAAAAAAGGTAAGATGAGGATCGGGAAATATGAGTTGTGGGTGCATATGATAGAGGAGCGAGAGGTTAGAGCTCAAAACGAGGTTGACCTCAAAACACTATCTCCTTTGGTGGTAAGTGTTCGTGATGGTAGAAAACATAAATACCTTGCTCCCAGTGATGAGAGATTTTTTGATATAATCAAGAAAAATCTCTACAGAAAACTTATTGCCAAACTCGGTAAGGAGGTTGTTAGCGAGAACTTGAACATTGAAATATTACCACTTTTCAAGAATCGTAGATGGCGTAAGGTTGTGACGTTCTTTAAAGGAACACCTATCACTGCTTGGGAGGGAATGCTTAAGCTTAGAGGGAGTAAGAAACTTATAGAGCTTGCGCTTGTTGCAGGACTCGGAGCAAGAAATGCACAAGGCTTTGGAATGATGATACCTAGGAGAATGTGA